Proteins from a single region of Urocitellus parryii isolate mUroPar1 chromosome 4, mUroPar1.hap1, whole genome shotgun sequence:
- the Apip gene encoding methylthioribulose-1-phosphate dehydratase isoform X1, which yields MFVCDINEQDISGPPASKKLKKSQCTPLFMNAYTMRGAGAVIHTHSKAAVMATLLFPGREFKITHQEMIKGIRKCTSGGYFRYDDMLVVPIIENTPQEKDLKERMARAMNEYPDSCAVLVRRHGVYVWGDTWEKAKTMCECYDYLFDIAVSMKKVGLDPTQLPVGENGIV from the exons ATGTTTGTCTGTGATATAAATGAGCAGGATATAAGTGGACCTCCAGCATCTAAGAAGCTAAAAAAAAGCCAGTGCACTCCCCTTTTCATGAATGCATACACAATGAGAG GAGCAGGCGCAGTGATTCATACCCACTCTAAAGCTGCTGTCATGGCTACTCTCCTCTTTCCAGGACGAGAATTTAAAATTACACATCAAGAGATGATCAAAGGAATAAGGAAATGTACCTCAGGAGGCTATTTTAG ATATGATGATATGTTAGTGGTACCTATTATTGAGAACACACCTCAAGAAAAAGACCTCAAAGAACGAATGGCCCGTGCAATGAATGAGTACCCCGACTCCTGTGCAGTCCTGGTCAGGCGCCATGGAGTGTACGTGTGGGGAGACACATGGGAGAAGGCTAAAACCAT gtGTGAATGTTACGACTATTTATTTGATATTGCTGTATCAATGAAGAAAGTAGGACTTGATCCCACCCAGCTCCCAGTTGGAGAAAATGGAATTGTATAA